The Sphaerospermopsis torques-reginae ITEP-024 genome has a window encoding:
- the pruA gene encoding L-glutamate gamma-semialdehyde dehydrogenase, with product MVLQVQNNTYEAKTQEIAKQVLAATGESRSFFAAIRDQMRWDDKLLAWAMSNPGLRVQLFRFIDTLPALHSKSEIASHLQAYLGDASVELPTALKSLLNFANPDSMPGQVAATTVETAVQTLAHKYISGENIQQVIKTVEKLRKEKMAFTIDLLGEAVITEIEAQSYLERYLELMQQLVEASKKWQHIPAIDEADGEMIPKVQVSVKLTAFYSQFDPLNADGSEQRVSDRIKLLLRRAKELGAAVHFDMEQYAYKDITLKILKKLLMEEEFRQRTDIGITIQAYLRDSEQDAKDVIAWLKQRGYPLTIRLVKGAYWDQETIKAEQKHWKQPVFNDKVATDANFEAITQLLLENHEYVYSAIGSHNVRSQSRAIAIAESLNVPRRRFEMQVLYGMGDKIAKALVDKGYRVRVYCPYGDLLPGMAYLIRRLLENTANSSFLRQNLENKPVDELLAPPIIDFSHVETQRRREEEEGFVGVADTDYAEEEKRKRSSLAFANVRQHLGKTYLPLINGEFVNTTTFIDSLNPSNFSEVVGKVGLISVEQAEEAMKAAKAAFPGWKKTPVKQRADILRKAGDLMEQRRAELSAWIVLEVGKPVKEADAEVSEAIDFCRYYADEMERLDKGVIYDVAGETNRYIYQPKGIAVVISPWNFPLAIACGMTVAALVSGNCTLLKPAETSSVITSKLTEILIEAGIPKGVFQYVPGKGSQVGAYLVNHPDTHVIAFTGSQEVGCRIYAEAAILKPGQKHLKKVIAEMGGKNAIIVDESADLDQAVVGVVQSAFGYSGQKCSACSRVIVLQPIYDAFVERLVEATKSLNIGEAELPSTQVGPVIDGNARDRILEYIEIGKKEASLALELSAPNQGYFIGPVIFSQVPPDGVIAQQEIFGPVLSVIRAKDFRQALEIANSTNYALTGGIYSRTPSHIEQAQAEFEVGNLYINRNITGAIVSRQPFGGFKLSGVGSKAGGPDYLLQFLEPRSITENIQRQGFAPIEGNE from the coding sequence ATGGTATTACAGGTACAAAATAACACTTACGAAGCGAAAACCCAGGAAATTGCTAAACAGGTTCTCGCTGCAACTGGGGAAAGTCGCTCTTTTTTCGCTGCTATACGGGATCAAATGCGCTGGGATGATAAATTACTCGCTTGGGCTATGAGTAATCCTGGGTTAAGAGTCCAGTTATTTCGATTTATTGACACTTTACCCGCTTTACATAGTAAATCAGAAATTGCCTCCCATTTGCAAGCTTATTTGGGTGATGCGTCAGTAGAATTACCCACAGCATTGAAAAGTTTACTGAATTTTGCTAACCCTGATTCTATGCCAGGACAAGTAGCAGCGACAACTGTGGAAACTGCGGTACAAACTTTAGCACATAAATATATTTCTGGGGAAAATATCCAACAAGTAATTAAAACGGTGGAAAAGCTGAGAAAAGAAAAGATGGCTTTCACTATTGATTTACTTGGGGAAGCGGTAATTACGGAAATAGAGGCACAATCTTATTTAGAAAGATACCTGGAATTGATGCAGCAATTAGTTGAAGCATCGAAAAAATGGCAGCATATCCCCGCTATTGATGAAGCTGATGGGGAGATGATCCCTAAAGTACAGGTTTCAGTAAAATTAACTGCGTTTTATTCCCAGTTTGATCCGTTAAATGCTGATGGTAGTGAACAACGGGTGAGCGATCGCATTAAGCTTTTACTCCGTCGTGCGAAGGAATTAGGTGCAGCAGTCCATTTTGATATGGAACAATACGCCTATAAAGATATCACTTTAAAAATTCTTAAAAAGCTGTTAATGGAAGAGGAGTTTCGTCAACGTACAGATATCGGGATCACCATCCAAGCATATCTGCGTGACAGTGAACAAGATGCAAAAGATGTCATTGCATGGTTAAAACAGCGCGGTTATCCTCTTACTATCCGTTTGGTTAAAGGTGCATATTGGGATCAGGAGACTATTAAAGCTGAACAAAAACACTGGAAACAACCGGTTTTTAATGATAAAGTGGCAACTGATGCCAATTTTGAGGCAATAACTCAACTTTTGTTAGAAAATCACGAGTATGTTTATTCTGCCATAGGTAGTCATAATGTTAGATCCCAATCTAGGGCGATCGCAATAGCAGAAAGTCTCAATGTTCCCCGTCGTCGTTTTGAAATGCAAGTGCTTTATGGCATGGGTGATAAGATTGCTAAAGCTTTGGTAGATAAGGGTTATCGGGTGCGGGTATATTGTCCCTATGGTGACTTGTTACCGGGAATGGCTTATTTAATTCGCAGATTGTTGGAAAATACGGCAAATAGTTCGTTTTTACGGCAAAATCTGGAAAATAAGCCTGTTGATGAGTTGTTAGCTCCTCCAATTATAGATTTTTCTCACGTAGAGACGCAGAGACGCAGAGAGGAAGAAGAGGGTTTTGTTGGTGTTGCGGATACGGATTATGCTGAGGAGGAGAAACGGAAAAGGTCTAGTTTAGCTTTTGCGAATGTGCGTCAGCATTTGGGTAAGACTTATTTACCTTTGATTAATGGTGAGTTTGTAAATACGACGACGTTTATTGATTCTTTGAATCCTTCTAATTTTAGTGAGGTTGTGGGCAAGGTTGGACTTATCAGCGTTGAACAAGCTGAGGAAGCAATGAAAGCTGCTAAAGCTGCTTTTCCTGGTTGGAAGAAAACCCCGGTTAAGCAACGTGCTGATATTCTGCGAAAAGCTGGGGATTTGATGGAACAGCGACGCGCTGAGTTATCAGCTTGGATTGTTTTGGAGGTTGGTAAACCTGTTAAGGAAGCTGATGCGGAAGTTTCGGAAGCGATTGATTTTTGTCGTTATTACGCTGATGAGATGGAACGTCTGGATAAAGGTGTAATTTATGATGTTGCTGGAGAAACTAATCGTTATATTTACCAGCCTAAAGGAATTGCGGTTGTGATTTCTCCTTGGAATTTTCCTTTAGCGATCGCTTGCGGGATGACTGTTGCTGCTTTGGTTTCGGGAAATTGTACTTTACTCAAACCTGCGGAAACTTCTTCTGTAATAACTTCTAAGTTGACGGAAATTTTGATTGAAGCGGGAATACCCAAAGGTGTTTTTCAATACGTGCCTGGTAAGGGTTCTCAAGTTGGCGCTTATTTGGTGAATCATCCTGATACTCATGTGATTGCTTTTACTGGTTCTCAAGAAGTGGGATGTCGAATTTACGCAGAAGCAGCAATTTTAAAACCTGGTCAAAAGCATCTTAAAAAGGTGATTGCGGAGATGGGAGGAAAGAATGCGATAATTGTTGATGAAAGTGCTGATTTAGACCAGGCTGTTGTGGGGGTTGTGCAGTCTGCTTTTGGGTATAGTGGTCAAAAGTGTTCTGCTTGTTCACGGGTTATTGTTTTACAACCTATCTATGATGCTTTTGTAGAAAGGTTGGTGGAAGCTACGAAGTCTTTAAACATTGGTGAAGCGGAGTTACCCAGTACCCAAGTCGGTCCGGTGATTGATGGCAATGCACGCGATCGCATTTTAGAATATATTGAGATTGGGAAAAAAGAAGCTAGTTTAGCTTTGGAGTTATCTGCACCCAATCAAGGTTATTTTATCGGACCTGTGATTTTTTCTCAAGTTCCTCCAGATGGGGTTATTGCACAGCAGGAAATTTTTGGTCCTGTTTTATCGGTGATTCGTGCTAAGGATTTTAGGCAAGCTTTGGAAATTGCCAACTCCACAAATTACGCTTTAACGGGTGGTATTTATTCTCGGACACCTTCCCACATTGAACAAGCACAAGCAGAATTTGAAGTAGGTAATTTGTATATTAACCGCAATATTACCGGGGCAATTGTGTCCCGTCAACCTTTTGGCGGTTTTAAACTTTCTGGTGTAGGTTCAAAAGCAGGTGGTCCAGATTATTTATTGCAGTTTTTAGAACCAAGGAGTATTACGGAGAATATTCAACGTCAAGGTTTTGCACCAATAGAGGGTAATGAATAA
- a CDS encoding PIN domain-containing protein, with protein MIKKVLLDDDILLDILLEREPFVEDSSKIWELIEAKQIEGYVTLTTLNKIFDVGRDNVGFEIAWEAISEIRSVMEVCIIDDKILEIAYSYHLKDFEQSIQLACAKSFKLDYVLTRKFEYIEPSLQTSLEKLSDSYKEFFSVVKPTSFLLIYFPSHLSHGFCNSLEFYQIRFLYYRQRMEIITNITNKKDILVNYSLKYLLDSISTQSVEIQNQLESEKKIAVVKRDIVTIIRYIIYAILAEKVTLDDNYINSCFTECKSLAISR; from the coding sequence ATGATCAAAAAGGTTTTATTAGATGATGATATTCTTCTAGATATTTTGCTCGAACGAGAACCATTTGTAGAAGATTCATCAAAAATTTGGGAATTGATTGAGGCTAAACAAATAGAGGGTTATGTAACACTTACAACCCTCAATAAAATTTTTGATGTTGGCAGAGATAACGTAGGGTTTGAGATTGCTTGGGAGGCAATATCTGAAATTCGATCTGTAATGGAAGTTTGCATTATTGATGATAAAATTTTAGAAATAGCTTATTCCTATCATCTTAAAGATTTTGAACAATCTATACAATTAGCTTGTGCAAAATCTTTTAAATTAGACTATGTTCTTACTAGAAAATTTGAATATATTGAACCTTCTCTTCAAACTTCTCTTGAAAAATTATCAGATTCTTATAAAGAATTTTTTTCTGTAGTCAAACCTACCTCATTTTTGTTGATTTACTTTCCTAGTCATTTAAGTCATGGTTTTTGCAACTCTCTGGAATTTTACCAGATTCGTTTTCTATATTACAGACAGCGTATGGAAATCATTACCAATATTACCAATAAAAAAGACATTCTAGTTAATTATTCATTAAAATATCTCTTAGATTCTATTTCTACTCAATCAGTCGAAATACAAAATCAGCTAGAATCTGAAAAAAAAATTGCTGTTGTCAAGCGAGATATTGTAACTATTATACGCTATATAATATATGCAATTTTAGCTGAAAAGGTAACTTTAGATGATAATTATATCAATAGTTGTTTTACAGAATGTAAGTCTCTTGCTATATCACGTTAA
- a CDS encoding protochlorophyllide oxidoreductase gives MAGSKEIMTHAQRQAFLKTSHLGKLLGVAHLLPEVIEVTEERAENLPHLKRVRGLFKSEEQKDQQYNSNNTEVAKRGN, from the coding sequence ATGGCAGGGTCAAAAGAGATAATGACTCATGCTCAAAGACAAGCTTTTCTGAAAACATCCCATCTAGGAAAATTACTTGGTGTTGCACATTTACTTCCCGAAGTTATAGAGGTAACAGAAGAAAGAGCAGAAAATTTACCACACCTAAAACGAGTACGCGGACTATTCAAGTCTGAAGAACAAAAAGATCAACAATATAATTCTAATAATACCGAAGTTGCTAAACGTGGAAATTAG
- a CDS encoding cobalamin-binding protein: protein MIDTDIRIVSLIPSATEIAATLGLQDAIVGRSHECDYPPEISHLPVCTQARLNGKAPSNIIHDQVNKILQSALSIYNIKLDVLEKLQPTHILTQAQCDVCAVSLPEVEKAVTQLTHSSPQIISLQPNTLRDVWGDIERIGQTFGVDSVKLLENLEARVKICNRKIQGLSVAEMPTVACIEWTDPVMTAANWIPELVNLAGGQTLFSVTGKPSAHINWETLVATNPDVIIFMPCGFNLQRTQEEAKLLTQRPEWEKLHAVKAGRVFITDGNAYFNRPGPRLVDSVEILAEILHPEIFDYGYQGTGWQTLHK from the coding sequence ATGATAGATACAGATATAAGAATTGTTTCTTTAATTCCTAGTGCGACGGAAATTGCTGCTACACTGGGTTTACAAGATGCTATTGTCGGGCGATCGCACGAATGTGACTATCCCCCAGAAATTTCTCATCTTCCAGTTTGCACACAAGCACGGTTAAATGGTAAAGCTCCTAGCAATATCATTCATGATCAAGTAAACAAGATATTACAATCTGCTTTGAGTATTTACAACATCAAATTAGATGTTTTAGAGAAATTGCAACCTACCCATATTCTTACTCAAGCTCAATGTGATGTCTGTGCAGTCAGCTTACCAGAAGTAGAGAAAGCTGTCACCCAACTGACCCACAGTTCACCGCAGATTATCTCTTTACAACCTAACACACTGCGGGATGTGTGGGGTGACATTGAGAGAATAGGTCAAACCTTTGGAGTAGATTCAGTAAAATTACTGGAGAATTTAGAAGCAAGAGTAAAAATTTGTAACCGGAAAATTCAAGGACTGTCTGTAGCAGAAATGCCTACAGTTGCTTGTATCGAGTGGACTGATCCGGTGATGACGGCTGCAAATTGGATACCTGAGTTAGTTAATTTGGCAGGTGGACAAACCTTGTTTAGTGTTACGGGTAAACCTTCTGCTCACATCAACTGGGAAACCTTGGTTGCTACTAACCCCGATGTAATTATTTTTATGCCCTGCGGCTTTAATTTACAACGGACTCAGGAAGAAGCGAAATTATTAACTCAGCGTCCAGAGTGGGAAAAACTGCACGCTGTCAAAGCTGGCAGAGTTTTCATCACTGATGGTAATGCTTATTTTAACCGACCTGGACCGCGTTTAGTTGATTCTGTGGAAATTTTAGCAGAAATATTGCACCCAGAAATATTTGATTATGGTTATCAAGGTACTGGGTGGCAAACTTTACACAAGTAA
- a CDS encoding hemolysin family protein: MSAFSQLIWTDIGFKLLSVLLLIAINAFFVTAEFSMVTVRRTRIHQLVQAGDIPAIAVEMLQRSIDRLLSTAQLGITLSSLALGWIGENSIVVIVNAWLQSWPLPGNLSNFLAHSLSIPITFFLLAYLQIVLGELFPKSVAMLYSEKLARFLGPSVKAIVRFFSPVIWILNQSTRYLLKLFGIEYTGQSWRPPVTPEELQLIISTERESTGLELSERELLNNVFEFGEITAQDVMIPRTNIITLPEDATFQTLLQEMTSTGHSRYPIIGESLDDIRGIVYFQDLAQPLSIGKMTLETQIYPWMRPPRFVPEQTLLSELLPMMQQEKLAMVIVVDEFGATVGIVTIQDVIAEIIGNAGEPAVTDDLLVQMSEKQTFLVQAQINLEELNEVLHINLPLAREYQTLGGFLLYQLQRIPAKGEIFNYENLEFTIVSVSGPRLHQIEIRIL; this comes from the coding sequence GTGAGTGCTTTTTCTCAGTTAATTTGGACAGATATAGGGTTTAAATTGTTGTCAGTGCTACTGCTGATAGCGATTAATGCATTTTTCGTCACCGCAGAATTTTCAATGGTGACAGTACGGCGAACTCGCATCCATCAGCTAGTTCAGGCTGGTGATATACCTGCGATCGCTGTAGAAATGTTACAACGTAGTATTGACAGGTTGCTATCTACTGCCCAATTAGGGATTACCCTCTCTAGTTTGGCATTAGGTTGGATTGGAGAAAATAGCATTGTCGTCATAGTAAACGCATGGTTACAGTCCTGGCCTTTACCGGGGAATTTGAGTAATTTTCTGGCTCATTCTCTATCAATTCCCATTACCTTTTTCTTACTTGCCTATTTACAAATAGTTTTAGGAGAATTATTTCCTAAATCAGTGGCCATGTTGTATTCCGAAAAACTGGCCAGGTTTTTGGGTCCTTCTGTGAAAGCTATAGTCCGATTTTTCAGTCCAGTAATTTGGATTCTCAACCAATCAACTCGTTACCTGTTAAAATTATTTGGCATTGAATACACAGGTCAAAGTTGGAGACCTCCAGTTACACCTGAAGAATTACAATTAATTATATCAACAGAACGGGAATCAACAGGTTTAGAATTATCAGAAAGAGAACTGTTAAATAATGTCTTTGAGTTTGGAGAAATTACCGCCCAAGATGTAATGATTCCCCGCACCAACATTATTACTTTACCAGAAGATGCTACTTTTCAAACATTATTACAAGAAATGACATCTACTGGACATTCTCGCTATCCCATCATTGGTGAATCTTTAGATGACATTCGTGGTATTGTTTATTTTCAAGATTTAGCACAACCCCTATCCATCGGTAAAATGACCTTAGAAACACAAATTTACCCTTGGATGCGTCCCCCCCGGTTTGTCCCAGAACAGACACTTCTGAGCGAATTATTGCCCATGATGCAGCAAGAAAAACTGGCGATGGTGATTGTTGTTGATGAATTTGGCGCTACTGTGGGAATAGTGACAATTCAAGATGTAATTGCTGAAATTATTGGTAATGCAGGTGAACCAGCAGTTACTGATGATTTGCTGGTGCAAATGTCAGAAAAACAAACATTTTTAGTGCAAGCACAGATAAATCTAGAAGAACTAAATGAAGTTTTACATATTAATTTACCCTTAGCCAGAGAATATCAAACCTTGGGTGGCTTTTTACTTTATCAGTTGCAAAGAATACCCGCCAAAGGGGAAATATTCAACTATGAAAATCTAGAATTTACTATAGTCTCAGTTAGCGGTCCACGCTTGCACCAAATCGAAATTAGAATATTATAG
- a CDS encoding DnaJ domain-containing protein: MQPTSKTGVTFITTGTITGAGISSTVGGMGIAGSFGAVGIGATAVTAAGGVVGAALYGAFTGITTGDQAPFSTMGIGAIGGFGFSQIVGSIGFVAPKIGLAYGIGAASMTGIGAVLGLAAYGVFKVLDNSQFKETPMQVFERMETKVVEMDYYNAALLELDLFLSGDDINQKFADLEMEDELEKFKAKINDKSNYQSPQFENQQLENQQLENQQLENQQLENQNISLNNHLPENWQCVKTLKGHFAKVNAVAIHPDGNSLISGSDDKQVIWWDLKTGKILYNFVGQGEAVLSVAISPDGKEIIIGSVDRKISSWQLETKRFNRTFYYLNNTYSHHGFVNAVAYSGDHRIIVSGSTDTKIIIWGRYTGEYKRILNEHTAAVLAIGISPDNKTLVSGSADKTIKIWNLQTGEQRFIINEHLAEVNTLAITPDGKILISGSRDKTIKIWNLQTGELHRTFIQHSTEVLAIAIHPDGKTIASSSQDGIIKLWNLQNGEILETLSGFSPLVFSPDGKMLVSGGKSGTIKIWQQLKNRENVILTGEWWEILGVDKNAHGEDVKIAYRKLARLYHPDINNTDTAKAAMQAINQAYQHFQRFVNVNRG, encoded by the coding sequence ATGCAACCAACATCCAAAACAGGCGTAACATTCATTACTACTGGAACTATCACAGGTGCGGGTATCTCCTCCACAGTGGGAGGTATGGGAATTGCTGGAAGCTTTGGTGCAGTGGGAATAGGTGCAACTGCTGTTACTGCTGCGGGTGGGGTTGTGGGTGCTGCTCTCTACGGTGCATTTACAGGTATAACCACAGGTGATCAAGCCCCTTTTAGCACAATGGGAATAGGTGCTATTGGTGGTTTTGGTTTTTCGCAAATTGTTGGTAGCATAGGATTTGTAGCACCTAAAATTGGTTTAGCCTATGGTATTGGTGCTGCATCAATGACGGGAATAGGTGCGGTTTTGGGACTTGCTGCTTATGGCGTTTTTAAAGTATTAGATAATTCTCAATTTAAAGAAACTCCCATGCAAGTTTTTGAACGCATGGAAACAAAAGTTGTAGAAATGGATTATTACAATGCGGCATTATTAGAGTTAGATTTATTCTTATCCGGTGATGATATTAACCAAAAATTTGCAGATTTAGAAATGGAGGATGAGTTAGAAAAATTCAAGGCTAAAATAAATGATAAGTCAAATTATCAAAGTCCTCAATTTGAAAATCAACAACTTGAAAATCAACAACTTGAAAATCAACAACTTGAAAATCAACAACTTGAAAATCAAAATATATCTTTGAATAACCACTTACCTGAAAATTGGCAATGTGTAAAAACCTTAAAAGGACATTTTGCCAAGGTTAACGCAGTAGCTATTCATCCCGATGGTAATAGTTTAATTAGTGGTAGCGATGATAAACAAGTTATTTGGTGGGACTTAAAAACAGGAAAAATTTTATATAATTTTGTCGGACAAGGAGAAGCAGTTTTATCAGTTGCTATTAGTCCCGATGGTAAAGAGATAATTATCGGTAGTGTAGACCGAAAAATTAGCAGTTGGCAATTAGAAACTAAAAGATTTAACCGGACATTTTATTATTTAAATAATACTTACAGTCATCATGGTTTTGTGAATGCAGTCGCTTACAGTGGAGATCACAGAATTATTGTTAGTGGAAGTACAGATACAAAAATTATCATTTGGGGACGTTATACCGGAGAATACAAACGCATTTTAAATGAACATACAGCAGCAGTCTTAGCTATTGGTATTAGTCCTGATAATAAGACTTTAGTTAGTGGAAGTGCTGATAAAACTATTAAAATTTGGAATTTACAAACTGGTGAGCAAAGGTTTATTATCAATGAACATTTAGCAGAAGTAAATACATTAGCTATTACTCCCGATGGTAAAATTTTGATTAGTGGAAGTAGGGATAAAACTATTAAAATTTGGAATTTACAAACTGGAGAATTACACCGCACTTTTATTCAACATTCTACAGAGGTTTTAGCTATTGCTATTCATCCAGATGGTAAAACTATTGCTAGTAGTAGTCAAGACGGAATTATCAAACTTTGGAATTTACAAAATGGGGAAATTTTAGAAACTCTTTCTGGGTTTAGTCCTTTGGTATTTTCACCCGATGGTAAAATGCTTGTCAGTGGTGGTAAAAGTGGAACAATCAAAATTTGGCAACAGCTAAAAAATCGGGAAAATGTAATTTTAACTGGGGAATGGTGGGAAATTTTAGGAGTTGATAAAAATGCTCATGGTGAAGATGTAAAAATTGCCTACCGAAAATTAGCGAGACTATATCATCCTGATATTAACAATACGGATACTGCTAAAGCTGCAATGCAAGCAATTAATCAAGCTTATCAACATTTTCAGAGGTTTGTTAATGTTAACAGGGGTTGA
- a CDS encoding glycoside hydrolase 100 family protein has protein sequence MQLNELSTSETTSETTSETIENEAWQALENSILYYKGRPIGTLAAYDPSVEALNYDQCFIRDFVSSALIFLIKGRTDIVKNFLEETLKLQPKEKALDAYKPGRGLIPASFKVVTINGEEFLEADFGEHAIARVTPVDSCLWWLILLRAYVVATNDYELAYQPEFQTGIRLIMEICLANRFDMYPTLLVPDGACMIDRRMGIYGHPLEIQVLFFAALRVARELLICQGNQDIIEAIDNRLPLLCGHIRKHYWIDIARLNAIYRFKSEEYGKTAVNLFNIYADSLPYYELDKWLPKKGGYFAGNVGPSQFDTRFFTLGNLMAVICDLSTEEQSQAIINLIEKRWEDLVGDMPMKICYPALQGEEYRVVTGCDPKNIPWSYHNAGSWPVLMWMLAAAAVKTNKAQLAKKAIEIAQARLSNDEWPEYYDGKKGRLIGKQARKYQTWTIAGYLLAKELMDNPDCLPLISFDKLPPETISRACEFEVGNLDSYMNL, from the coding sequence ATGCAACTAAATGAATTAAGTACAAGTGAAACTACAAGTGAAACTACAAGTGAAACTATAGAAAACGAGGCATGGCAAGCATTAGAAAATTCAATACTTTACTATAAAGGTCGTCCTATTGGTACGTTAGCGGCTTATGATCCATCCGTAGAAGCATTGAATTATGACCAATGTTTCATTAGAGATTTTGTTTCTTCAGCGTTGATTTTTCTGATTAAAGGTAGAACCGATATTGTCAAAAACTTCTTGGAAGAAACATTAAAATTACAGCCTAAAGAAAAGGCGTTGGATGCTTATAAACCAGGTAGAGGTTTGATTCCAGCCAGCTTTAAAGTTGTGACTATCAATGGGGAAGAATTTCTAGAAGCTGATTTTGGGGAACACGCGATCGCCAGAGTCACACCTGTTGATTCTTGTTTATGGTGGCTGATTTTATTACGTGCTTATGTAGTCGCTACCAATGATTATGAATTAGCTTATCAACCGGAATTTCAAACAGGTATCCGGTTAATTATGGAAATCTGTTTGGCAAATCGTTTTGATATGTATCCCACTTTATTAGTTCCCGATGGCGCGTGTATGATTGATAGACGCATGGGAATTTATGGACATCCTTTAGAAATTCAAGTGCTATTTTTTGCAGCTTTGCGAGTAGCGCGAGAGCTATTAATTTGTCAAGGTAATCAAGATATCATTGAAGCTATAGATAATAGATTACCCTTGTTATGTGGGCATATTCGCAAACATTATTGGATAGATATTGCTCGGTTAAATGCCATTTATCGCTTCAAAAGTGAAGAATATGGTAAAACCGCCGTCAATCTTTTCAATATTTATGCAGATTCTTTACCTTATTATGAATTAGATAAATGGCTACCAAAAAAGGGTGGTTATTTTGCCGGAAATGTGGGTCCTTCACAGTTTGATACTCGGTTCTTCACCCTGGGAAATTTAATGGCTGTAATTTGTGATTTATCCACAGAAGAACAATCACAAGCAATTATAAATTTAATTGAAAAAAGATGGGAAGATTTAGTAGGAGATATGCCTATGAAAATCTGTTATCCTGCCTTACAAGGTGAAGAGTATCGAGTAGTTACCGGATGCGATCCCAAAAATATCCCCTGGTCATATCATAATGCAGGAAGTTGGCCAGTTTTGATGTGGATGTTAGCCGCAGCAGCAGTAAAAACCAACAAAGCACAGTTAGCAAAAAAAGCAATTGAAATAGCTCAAGCAAGATTGAGTAATGATGAATGGCCAGAATATTATGATGGCAAAAAAGGTAGACTAATTGGTAAACAAGCAAGGAAATATCAAACCTGGACTATTGCAGGATATTTATTAGCTAAAGAACTAATGGATAATCCTGATTGTTTACCATTAATTAGCTTTGATAAATTACCCCCAGAAACAATTTCTAGAGCTTGTGAATTTGAAGTGGGTAATTTAGATTCTTATATGAATTTATAA
- a CDS encoding ISL3 family transposase, translating to MNRKPGIKILTELLDIKDIKVISHRQHEGIGIILQVEANKKESICPRCGTKSQRLHQNHRHIVKDLPWGEKPVYLEINRRQFKCEKCQKPFSENLDFIGTRRTYTKRLARQIIKEVLDNDINSVASKGVVTTEEIERMLKDAESELIESKPSAVKRLGIDEIALIKGQGKYCAVLIDLDKSELLAILPSIKQEDIRKVLMEWGSQVLEQIEEVSIDLWQGYKNLVTEMMPNAQVVADRFHVIVQINKELDIARKREKRNVENAIKSSKNEQEKVEKEKILEGLNKSKYVLLKNGEDLNHEQKIKLNQVKKVSPSLKIMYELKEKIRRIFDKTQDWLKGLYKLSIWLLRARNHYPTSHNTIVRWLDEIIAYFDHRTTSGVVEGINNKLKLIKRSAYGFRNFSNFRVRCLLSWRFKY from the coding sequence ATGAATAGAAAACCGGGAATTAAAATCTTAACAGAGCTTCTGGATATAAAGGATATCAAAGTAATTTCACATCGTCAACATGAAGGGATAGGAATAATATTACAGGTCGAAGCAAATAAAAAAGAAAGTATATGTCCTCGTTGTGGAACAAAAAGTCAGAGATTACATCAGAATCATAGGCATATAGTCAAAGACTTACCGTGGGGAGAAAAACCAGTATATTTAGAAATAAATAGACGACAATTTAAATGTGAAAAATGTCAAAAACCTTTTAGTGAAAATTTGGATTTCATAGGTACAAGAAGAACATATACCAAAAGACTAGCACGTCAGATAATCAAAGAGGTGTTAGATAATGATATCAACAGTGTAGCATCTAAGGGAGTAGTGACGACAGAAGAAATAGAAAGGATGTTGAAAGATGCGGAATCGGAATTAATAGAATCAAAACCATCAGCAGTAAAAAGATTAGGAATAGATGAAATAGCCTTAATTAAAGGACAGGGGAAATATTGTGCAGTATTAATAGATTTAGATAAATCTGAACTACTGGCGATTTTACCTAGTATAAAACAAGAAGATATCAGGAAAGTGCTGATGGAATGGGGGTCACAGGTGCTAGAACAAATAGAAGAAGTGAGTATAGATTTATGGCAAGGATATAAAAATCTAGTTACAGAAATGATGCCCAATGCTCAAGTAGTGGCAGATAGATTTCATGTAATTGTACAAATAAACAAAGAATTAGATATAGCCAGAAAAAGAGAGAAAAGAAATGTGGAGAATGCCATTAAAAGTTCAAAAAATGAACAAGAGAAAGTAGAGAAAGAGAAAATATTAGAGGGGTTAAATAAAAGTAAATATGTGTTGTTGAAGAACGGTGAAGACTTAAATCATGAGCAAAAAATCAAGCTCAATCAAGTAAAAAAAGTCTCCCCCTCTTTGAAAATAATGTACGAATTAAAAGAGAAAATTCGGCGAATTTTTGACAAAACTCAGGATTGGTTAAAGGGTCTATATAAACTTAGTATATGGTTGCTAAGAGCTAGAAATCATTATCCTACCAGCCATAACACCATTGTCCGTTGGTTAGATGAAATTATTGCCTACTTTGATCATCGTACAACTAGCGGTGTTGTTGAAGGTATCAATAACAAACTCAAGTTGATTAAACGTTCTGCTTATGGATTTAGAAATTTTAGTAATTTCCGAGTTAGATGCTTACTCAGTTGGAGATTTAAATATTAG